The Enterococcus rotai genome includes a window with the following:
- a CDS encoding cation-translocating P-type ATPase yields the protein MSEEKKVQLSEAFYTQSDEEVLQKFDTTVEGLTDQEAKKRLESYGANALDEGKKKSIVVKFFEQFKDFMIIVLLFAAVISAVFSGDFVDSFIILLVVILNAIFGVIQEAKAEQAIEALKEMSSPNANIRRDGHVITVKSDELVPGDIVLLEAGDVVPADLRLLEAASLKIEEAALTGESVPVEKEATILEGTASDIGIGDRINMAYSSSNVTYGRGIGVVVGTGMNTEVGKIAGMLANEKETETPLKQNLNQLGKMLTIAILIIAAIMFVVGMMNGRTWIDMLLTSISLAVAAIPEGLPAIVTIILALGTQKMAKKNAIVRKLPAVETLGSTDIICSDKTGTLTLNQMTVEALYTDNEVKPATEAVAMNNMALKIMNYTNDTKIAQDGSLIGDPTETALVQYGLDHDFNVTEKVAAEPRVAEIPFDSDRKLMTTVHQLADGKFLVAVKGAPDELLKRCKQVLLNGQTPAMDDKQRQEILTTNTKLAKQALRVLGMAYKIVDAVPAEMDSDLVEKDLVFAGLVGMIDPERKEAAEAVKVAKEAGIRPIMITGDHRDTAEAIAARLGIIKEGDDAAVITGAELNELSDEAFAKVVEHYSVYARVSPEHKVRIVKAWQQEGKVVAMTGDGVNDAPALKAADIGIGMGITGTEVSKGASDMVLADDNFSTIIVAVEEGRKVFSNIQKTIQYLLSANLGEVLTLFIATMLAWDTLLPVHLLWINLVTDTFPAIALGVEPAERDVMSHAPRGKKSNFFSGGVLSSVIYQGITQGALTLIVYKMAIEFPAHTAANMPNLSATALYDLQHGDALTMAFATLGLIQLFHAFNVKSIYQSIFKVGLFRNKSFNWAILVSFLLLAATILIPGFNDLFSVTSLDAYQWAIVAGTSFAIIPIVEIVKFVQRRMGKS from the coding sequence ATGTCAGAAGAGAAAAAGGTTCAACTATCTGAAGCATTTTACACGCAGTCAGATGAAGAGGTCTTACAAAAGTTTGATACGACAGTCGAAGGACTAACAGATCAAGAAGCCAAAAAAAGGTTAGAGAGTTACGGCGCCAATGCACTCGATGAAGGGAAAAAGAAATCAATTGTTGTAAAATTCTTTGAACAGTTTAAAGATTTTATGATCATTGTATTGCTATTTGCGGCTGTGATTTCCGCGGTCTTCTCAGGTGATTTTGTTGATTCATTCATCATCTTACTTGTGGTCATCTTAAATGCGATCTTTGGTGTGATCCAAGAAGCTAAAGCAGAGCAAGCAATCGAAGCGTTGAAAGAGATGTCTTCACCCAATGCCAATATTCGTCGTGATGGTCATGTGATCACGGTTAAAAGTGACGAATTAGTACCAGGCGATATCGTCTTATTAGAAGCAGGAGACGTTGTTCCAGCAGACTTACGTTTATTGGAAGCAGCCAGCTTGAAAATTGAAGAAGCTGCCTTGACTGGTGAATCTGTACCGGTTGAAAAAGAAGCGACTATTTTAGAAGGTACTGCATCTGATATTGGGATCGGTGACCGAATCAATATGGCTTATTCAAGCAGTAACGTCACTTATGGCCGCGGAATCGGTGTGGTTGTCGGCACAGGAATGAACACAGAAGTCGGTAAAATCGCCGGCATGTTAGCTAACGAAAAAGAAACAGAAACACCATTAAAACAAAATTTAAACCAATTAGGTAAGATGCTGACGATTGCTATCTTAATAATTGCAGCGATTATGTTCGTTGTCGGTATGATGAACGGTCGTACATGGATCGACATGTTATTAACGTCTATCTCATTAGCCGTTGCAGCAATTCCAGAAGGATTACCTGCAATCGTAACGATTATTTTAGCGCTAGGTACACAAAAAATGGCGAAGAAAAATGCCATTGTCCGCAAACTACCTGCTGTTGAAACATTAGGTAGCACAGACATTATCTGTTCAGATAAAACTGGGACGTTAACATTAAACCAAATGACGGTTGAAGCTCTTTATACAGATAATGAAGTAAAACCTGCAACAGAGGCTGTTGCGATGAATAACATGGCATTAAAAATCATGAATTATACAAACGATACAAAAATCGCGCAAGATGGTTCATTGATCGGTGATCCAACAGAAACAGCACTTGTTCAATACGGTTTAGATCACGACTTCAACGTAACTGAAAAAGTGGCAGCTGAACCTCGTGTGGCTGAGATTCCATTTGATTCAGATCGTAAATTGATGACAACTGTTCATCAATTAGCAGATGGTAAATTCTTAGTTGCCGTCAAAGGTGCACCAGATGAATTATTAAAACGCTGTAAACAAGTTTTATTAAATGGTCAAACACCAGCAATGGATGACAAACAACGTCAAGAAATTTTAACGACGAACACAAAATTAGCAAAACAAGCCTTACGTGTCTTAGGAATGGCCTACAAAATCGTAGATGCAGTGCCAGCTGAAATGGATTCTGATTTAGTCGAAAAAGACTTAGTATTTGCAGGACTTGTCGGCATGATCGATCCAGAACGTAAAGAAGCAGCCGAAGCTGTGAAAGTGGCCAAAGAAGCGGGCATTCGTCCAATCATGATCACAGGTGACCACAGAGATACAGCAGAAGCAATCGCAGCGCGTCTTGGCATCATCAAAGAAGGCGACGACGCTGCCGTGATTACAGGTGCTGAACTAAACGAATTATCTGACGAAGCATTTGCTAAAGTCGTTGAACATTATTCCGTTTATGCTCGTGTTTCACCTGAACATAAAGTACGTATCGTTAAAGCGTGGCAGCAAGAAGGTAAAGTTGTTGCGATGACAGGTGATGGCGTCAATGATGCGCCAGCATTGAAAGCAGCTGACATCGGTATTGGTATGGGAATCACTGGGACAGAAGTATCAAAAGGTGCCTCTGATATGGTCTTAGCAGATGATAACTTCTCAACAATTATCGTAGCCGTTGAAGAAGGCCGTAAAGTCTTCTCAAATATCCAAAAAACGATTCAATATCTACTTTCTGCCAACTTAGGAGAAGTCTTAACACTATTTATCGCAACAATGTTAGCGTGGGATACATTACTACCAGTTCACTTATTGTGGATCAACTTAGTAACGGATACCTTCCCTGCAATTGCTTTAGGTGTAGAGCCTGCCGAACGTGACGTCATGAGCCATGCTCCTCGTGGGAAGAAATCAAACTTCTTTTCTGGTGGTGTCTTGAGCAGTGTGATCTACCAAGGGATCACACAAGGTGCGTTGACGCTGATCGTATATAAAATGGCGATCGAATTCCCAGCTCATACAGCAGCAAATATGCCAAACTTATCTGCAACAGCCTTGTATGATTTACAACACGGTGACGCCTTGACAATGGCATTTGCCACATTAGGATTGATTCAATTGTTCCACGCGTTTAATGTGAAATCTATTTACCAATCAATCTTTAAAGTGGGCTTGTTCAGAAACAAATCATTCAACTGGGCTATCTTAGTATCGTTCTTGTTACTAGCAGCAACGATTCTAATTCCAGGATTCAATGACTTGTTCAGCGTAACGTCATTAGATGCTTACCAATGGGCAATCGTTGCTGGAACGTCATTTGCGATTATCCCAATCGTTGAAATTGTAAAATTTGTTCAACGTAGAATGGGAAAAAGTTAA
- a CDS encoding bacteriocin secretion accessory protein has protein sequence MAKNDWLDHSSIYSQQHNTFYRWIVYPVIILFLLLGLFLFFAKKEVVIQTTAQLIGTETEKVQVPIDAKILENKLHENQRVQRGDSLIIFDTEVLSNEQKLLEQENKTIEKQKKAAQTFIDSLTQERDLFESEDIYGYSNQLKSLVAENESNEYMSKQSIEITKKNLEMYQKNKEQMSQQLNERQSQKNEWEQVRSAWNNNQQEVQGFATEIMAKYQFWQSQLSNTSEELNNQVRTTVLVEIEEQIAQLNKEIEQVQGELAKLVIPANSDNEVNSYHKKAKQKIEQTVATTRQSLLELTNTQQKNTTALKTLNEQIEQGTLRASIDGRVHLTEQVSGQKVVQQGTLLAEIYPILQDDYMMFTALLPTNEINRIEKGMNVHFKLDKNRETTTVDGILTEISETSTTSEQGTFFTIKGELRLPRKFKNRYGLTGELSLIVGTKTYWQQIKEILLNKE, from the coding sequence ATGGCAAAGAATGATTGGCTTGACCACTCCAGTATTTATAGTCAACAACACAATACCTTTTATCGTTGGATAGTGTATCCAGTTATCATCCTATTTTTGTTGTTAGGACTCTTTTTATTTTTCGCCAAAAAAGAAGTAGTCATACAAACGACAGCACAGTTGATTGGCACAGAAACAGAGAAAGTCCAGGTTCCTATAGATGCTAAAATACTAGAAAATAAGTTACATGAAAACCAACGAGTACAAAGAGGTGATTCTTTAATAATTTTTGATACAGAAGTGTTGTCGAATGAACAAAAACTGCTTGAACAAGAAAATAAAACAATTGAAAAGCAAAAGAAAGCAGCTCAAACGTTTATTGATAGTTTAACTCAAGAGCGTGATCTTTTTGAAAGCGAAGATATATATGGTTACAGTAATCAATTGAAAAGCTTAGTAGCAGAAAATGAATCCAATGAGTATATGTCCAAACAAAGTATAGAAATAACTAAAAAGAATCTTGAGATGTATCAGAAAAACAAAGAGCAGATGTCTCAACAGCTGAATGAAAGACAAAGCCAAAAGAATGAATGGGAGCAAGTTCGTTCTGCGTGGAATAATAATCAGCAAGAAGTCCAAGGTTTTGCTACAGAAATCATGGCTAAATATCAATTCTGGCAATCTCAGTTATCAAATACTTCAGAAGAACTAAATAATCAAGTACGGACAACTGTCTTAGTTGAAATCGAAGAGCAGATTGCACAACTAAATAAGGAAATAGAGCAAGTACAAGGAGAACTAGCTAAACTGGTTATACCAGCTAACTCTGATAATGAAGTCAATAGTTATCATAAAAAAGCCAAACAAAAGATAGAACAGACGGTAGCAACTACCAGACAAAGTTTGCTTGAATTAACGAATACTCAACAGAAAAATACGACTGCACTCAAGACGCTGAATGAACAAATCGAACAAGGTACACTAAGGGCTTCGATCGATGGAAGGGTTCACTTAACTGAACAAGTAAGTGGGCAAAAAGTTGTTCAACAAGGAACGCTTTTAGCGGAGATTTATCCAATCTTGCAGGACGATTATATGATGTTCACTGCACTATTGCCTACAAATGAAATTAATCGTATAGAAAAAGGAATGAATGTTCACTTCAAATTAGATAAGAACAGAGAAACAACAACGGTTGATGGCATTTTAACAGAAATTTCAGAAACAAGTACGACAAGTGAACAAGGAACTTTTTTTACCATTAAAGGAGAATTACGATTGCCAAGAAAATTCAAAAATCGGTATGGGCTCACAGGAGAGCTATCTCTCATTGTTGGGACTAAGACATATTGGCAACAAATTAAAGAGATCCTATTAAACAAAGAATAA
- a CDS encoding peptide cleavage/export ABC transporter produces MKPFPYIQQQDEKDCGVACLAMILNYYKTEIPIHKLRELSGTDLEGTSAFGLKKTLENLDFECLAIQADNEIWQEKELPFPLIAHVLVDNSFMHYVVVYDKKGASLSLADPAKGKVKKSIEAFSAEWTGILILPTPKKSYRPIKEKVNGLSSFLPIIWQQKKLVFHIVLASFFITLFGIGSSYYFQGLLDYFIPYQAHSALNIVSSGLIIVYLFRVFFEYSRSYLLIILGQRMSIAIMLTYFKHVLTLPMTFFATRKSGEIISRFLDANKIIDALASATLSVFLDIGMVLLVGITLAIQNSTLFLITLASLPFYLIAILAFVKSYEKANQEEMTAGATLNANIIESLKGIETIKAYSGENQVYDRVDREFIKLMKKSFQTVTLDNVQQGIKHTIQLISSALILWLGSYFVMDGTISLGQLIAYNALLVFFTDPLQNIINLQVKMQTAQVANKRLNEIFDIEPEQVNTSIEKTISVENFQQGISLERVSFSYHMKAPTLNAISCWIPAHSKVALVGVSGSGKSTLAKLLVNFYSPSEGTISYGQVNHLDIEYKQLRENVTYIPQDSFFFSGTILENLTFGLSIIPSFERILEVCKAVQLNEFINQQPLRLETVLEEGGVNLSGGQRQRLAIARALLKDADILILDEATSGLDTILEHKILEYLLQLENKTLLFIAHHLSIAKECDQILVLHEGQLVEQGTHDKLRFNQGIYQQLWEI; encoded by the coding sequence ATGAAACCATTTCCTTATATTCAACAACAAGATGAAAAAGATTGTGGTGTGGCTTGTCTAGCCATGATTCTAAACTATTATAAAACAGAAATCCCTATCCATAAATTACGAGAATTATCAGGGACCGATTTGGAAGGAACTTCTGCCTTTGGCTTAAAAAAAACATTGGAAAATTTAGATTTTGAGTGTTTAGCTATTCAAGCAGATAATGAAATTTGGCAGGAAAAAGAATTGCCATTTCCCTTAATTGCTCATGTGTTAGTCGACAATAGTTTTATGCATTATGTCGTTGTGTACGATAAAAAAGGAGCCTCGTTATCACTTGCAGATCCAGCCAAAGGAAAAGTAAAAAAGTCAATTGAAGCATTTTCAGCAGAATGGACAGGTATTTTGATCTTACCTACACCAAAGAAATCCTATCGACCGATTAAGGAAAAAGTTAATGGATTAAGTTCGTTTTTACCAATAATTTGGCAACAGAAAAAATTGGTTTTTCATATTGTATTAGCCTCATTTTTTATTACTTTATTTGGCATTGGAAGTTCCTATTATTTTCAGGGTCTCCTAGATTATTTTATTCCATATCAAGCACATTCGGCGCTTAATATTGTGTCTAGTGGATTGATTATTGTCTATCTTTTTCGGGTGTTTTTTGAATATAGTCGCAGTTATTTATTAATTATATTAGGGCAACGAATGAGTATTGCAATTATGTTGACTTACTTTAAACATGTGTTAACACTCCCAATGACTTTTTTTGCAACACGTAAATCAGGAGAGATTATCTCTCGTTTTTTAGATGCGAATAAGATTATTGATGCTCTTGCTAGCGCCACACTTTCTGTTTTTTTAGATATTGGAATGGTGCTATTAGTGGGAATTACCTTAGCCATTCAAAATAGCACACTCTTTTTAATCACACTGGCATCATTACCATTTTACCTCATAGCAATTTTAGCATTTGTTAAAAGCTACGAAAAAGCGAATCAAGAAGAAATGACTGCTGGAGCTACGCTAAACGCCAATATTATCGAAAGTTTGAAAGGGATAGAAACAATTAAAGCTTATAGTGGAGAAAATCAGGTGTATGATCGCGTTGATAGAGAATTTATCAAACTTATGAAAAAATCATTTCAGACTGTAACCTTGGATAATGTACAACAAGGAATAAAACATACCATTCAATTGATCAGTAGTGCTTTGATTCTGTGGCTAGGTTCATATTTTGTGATGGATGGAACCATTAGCTTAGGTCAATTAATTGCATATAACGCATTACTTGTGTTTTTTACGGATCCTTTACAAAATATCATAAACCTTCAAGTAAAAATGCAAACAGCTCAAGTGGCCAATAAACGACTAAATGAAATTTTTGACATTGAACCTGAACAAGTGAATACCTCAATAGAAAAAACTATTTCTGTAGAAAACTTTCAGCAAGGCATTTCTTTAGAGCGGGTTTCATTCTCCTATCATATGAAAGCACCTACGCTAAATGCGATTTCCTGTTGGATTCCTGCTCATAGTAAAGTTGCATTAGTAGGCGTTAGCGGGTCGGGAAAATCTACTTTAGCAAAATTACTAGTAAATTTTTATTCTCCTTCAGAAGGAACAATCAGTTATGGACAGGTAAACCATCTAGATATTGAATACAAACAGCTAAGAGAAAATGTGACGTATATCCCGCAAGACTCTTTTTTTTTCAGTGGAACAATTTTAGAGAACTTGACTTTTGGTTTATCTATAATACCAAGTTTTGAACGTATTTTAGAAGTTTGTAAAGCTGTCCAATTAAATGAATTTATTAACCAGCAACCTTTGCGCTTGGAAACAGTTTTGGAAGAAGGTGGGGTGAATCTTTCGGGCGGACAACGTCAGCGTCTAGCTATTGCTCGAGCGTTATTAAAAGATGCAGACATTCTGATTTTAGACGAAGCAACCAGTGGATTAGATACTATATTAGAACATAAAATTTTAGAGTATTTACTACAACTTGAGAATAAGACACTTCTTTTTATCGCTCACCATCTATCAATTGCGAAAGAATGTGATCAAATTCTTGTTCTTCATGAAGGACAATTAGTTGAGCAAGGAACTCATGATAAATTACGATTTAACCAAGGAATTTACCAGCAGTTGTGGGAAATATAG